CGAGGCGAGTGTGATCTCCTCCCCCTGATAAAACACACGTCCTTCGCTGGCGGCCAGCAAACGCAGCAGCAGACGGCCGAGCGTGGATTTGCCGGACCCGGATTCCCCGACAATCGCCAGCGTTTCACCGGGCATCACGGAGAGGGAAACGCGATCCACCGCCGTCACAAAGCGGGCTGGAGTGAACAGTTTCTTCGGGCCAGGGAAGCGCTTGCTCAGGTCACGGGCTTCAAGAATGGGCGTGGTCATGCGATCTCTCCCAGCGCAATGTGTTGTTCCAGCGGCACACGGAAGCAGGCGACCCGATGGTCAGCCCCCTGCGCCGCGAGAGACGGTTTTTCGTTATGGCAACGCGTTTGCGCGAAGGGGCAGCGGGTCGCAAAGCGGCAGCCTTTCGGCATGGATTCCGGCAGGGGAACCGCGCCGGGAATGGTGGCAAGCGGTCCTTTACGGGCACCCGCGGACGGAATAGAGCCCATCAGACCAATGGTGTACGGGTGCTGTGGATCGGCAAAGATGGCCTCGACGCTCCCCTGCTCCACCACCTGCCCGGCATACATCACCGCCACCTGCTGCGCCACTTCCGCCACCACGCCTAAATCATGGGTGATCATCAGCACCGCCGTGCCGGTCTCCTCTTTTAAGGTGTTAAGCAGTGCGAGGATCTGCGCCTGAATGGTAACGTCCAGTGCGGTGGTCGGCTCGTCGGCAATCAGCAAACGCGGATGGTTAATCAGTGCCATCGCAATCATCACGCGCTGGCGCATGCCGCCGGAAAGCTGGTGCGGATACGCTTTCAGGCGCATCTCTGCCGCCGGGATCTGTACCTTCTCGAGGATCTGCAGCGCGAACTTGATCGCCTGTGCGCGCGGAACATTCTGATGGCGCATAACCGCTTCGCTGAGCTGATCCCCCAGGGTAAAGGCGGGGTTGAGTGAGGTCATTGGCTCCTGGAAAATCATCGCCAGCTCGTTACCGCGAAGATCGGCATATTCCCGCGGGGAGAGTTTTCGCAGATCGTGGCGACGAAACTGCATGTCACCGCTGACAATCTGCGCGCTGGCGGGCAGTAGACCCATCAGTGCTAAGGAGGTGATACTCTTCCCGCAGCCGGACTCCCCCACCAGCGCCAGCGTTTCGCCCGCTTTCACCGTCAGCGAGATACCGTCAAGCACGCTCACCGGCGAGCCGGCGAATTTAACGTTGAGGTTTTGCAGGCGCAGTACAGGAGTGGCTTCCTTAAACGGAATCGTCGTCATAGCGTGAAGTCGTCCTCAAGGTGAATCGCCTGTATCAGGGCGTTTTGCAGGCTAAGCAGATGTTCGCGCATGGCGGCCGCTGCTTCGTTGGGCTGGCGATGGATAATCGCAGACATGATTTTATGATGGTGGTCGTTGTAGACATCGACGCGTTCGGGGGTTCGGGCAAGCTCACGCAAATGCTGCCAGCCCGGCTCACGCCGCACGGCATCAATGGCATCAAAAAGACCGAGCATCAGGCGATTGCCTGCGGCCTCCGCAATGGCGCGGTGAAAGGCGCTGTCCCACAGTTCATTCAGATCGCGGTCATCCGGGCTGACCTTATCGATGCGTTCCAGCATGCGCTGCATGAGCGCGAGGTTTTCCCTGGTGGCACGCAGTGCCGCAAGCCGGGCTAAGCCGGGTTCGAGCTGTAGACGAGCTTCCATCACTTCCAGAAGGTTGGTTTGCTGAACCAATCCCTGAAGGGCAAGCGGTTCCACAGGCGCAGCAGGACCAATAAAGGTACCTTTGCCCTGCTTACGCCAGATCCGTCCCTCTTCTTCCAGCACATCCAGCGCACGACGCACTTCACGTCGTCCTACGCCGAGAGTTTCCGACAGCTCACGTTCTGTGGGCAGCGGAAGGCCTGGTGTTGACTCGTGCTGGTGAATAAGACCGCGCAATTGTTCAAGCGCGGTGCTGGAATTTGCCAGAAACCGTGACGGTTTTTCCATATTGGTTCGCTCGCTTTCATCATTGCTTTATTGTTATTAACGATAAGTTATTGATATGAGGCGCTACTTATCGTGCTAATGATTAAGCAATAAACGAACCAATTTTATATTGGTTCAAAATTTCGCCGTGTAAAGGATGGTAACCTGTTAATTTATAAGCTAAACACCAAAAACGCATTGGCACGTCAAACGTTGCGCCAGCACATTAGCCACTCCGCTGATTGCACAAAAACAGTGCAACAAACGCACCAAAAACGATCAAATGTTAAATAAATGCACCCGTTATGTATAATCTTTGTTAACCAAAGATTATGTAACCGATAAAACAGGCAAAGATGCCGCCGACTGGTAACGCCGGGCACTGATATTACGGACGACGAGTGACAAGAAACAGGTAAATAATACGCTTTATAAACAGAACAACTATTTTCCCCGGCTATATTTAAATGCGTATTTTATTGCTCCACGCCGCTTACTTTAGTTAATAAAGTCCCTGCTTTTTCGGCTTATTAAACCGTGTCCCTCACCCGGTATTTCAGAAAGTAAACGACTCTGCCAAAAATTAACCAAAAAACAACAATTACAGCATTTTAGATAAAAATAAATGAATCTCACTCTCATTTAAGATCTTTTATAAAACCTTGTTTTATATAAAATTAATTCTTAAATCGCATTCATAATAGTCAGTTCAGACTATTTAATTAAGATTATTGCCTGGTCCAGAATATGATTATTCCTAAAGAACGACGGCGTTTGTTAGACTCCGGTTTAATATCATTAACGTAAGAAAACATCGCGTGTGAGGTATAATATGTACTGTGCAACTAACAATCCTGGCTATTTATCTCATACGGGTGGACAACCCGTTTGTCATACCCCTGACATGCGTTGTTATGGTTGCGAAAAGCAATGCCGCTTTAATACGTCTGAAGATGGCCAAAACCGTGATTGCCACGCTCTTGAATATTATATCTGGCCTGACAATAACACCTTTTTGGTTGAAGGCATTCGTCATCACTTTGGTGAGGTAAATGATAAATATATTTCGCAGCCGGTTGTCATCATCGACTTCAGTCATAAAAACATCAATTATTTTTTATCTGAAAACTGGTTAGATCAGTTCAAAAACATGAGACTGATTCTAGTCACTGATAAAAAGATGACGGCAATTGCACACTACTGGTTCTACAACGACACGTTAGAAACCACTATCAGTTCAATTATCTTTTATGACGATAGCGCAGAAGAAGTCTCGACGAAACTGAAAAAAACGTTCCTGGCAAAAACGATTAAACCGACAGGTAACAGACCCAAATTGAGTCAGAATGAATACAGCCTGTTTTCATTCCTCTTTAACGGCTGGTCGCCAAAGAAAATCGCCTACCGGAACGGTACCAGTGTTAAAAACACTTACGCCATGAAGAACCGAATTGAACGCAAGCTGGGCGTGTCCATCACACGGCTTGCAAGTTAGTGTAAAACGGACAATACGCTCTGTCGAAAATTCCTGGACGAACAGAGCGTACTCTGACTGTCACTCGTGTTTTTCCGTAATGCATAATTAATCTGATTGTTGATATATTACATAATATTTTACATATATTATATGGACGCGTAGCGTTTGATCACATGAACATTATTACTATTAAACAAAATGAGAATGACAACTACACTATGCGTTGTTACGGATGTGTGCATAAATGCGCTTATGCTCCCATTCGCAGCACAAAGTGCGATGAATGTTCAGGAACCGAGTTTTATATTTGGCCAGAAAATAACTCATTTCTGATAGAAGGCATTTTACAATACTTTGCGGGTATAAATTCAAAAATAATTTCACAACCCATTGTGGTGATAGACTTTAATTACAAAAATGTAAATTACTTCTTATCAAACAATTGGTTATCTCAGTTCAGAAACTCACGTCTGATTCTGATCACCGATAAAAAAATGGCGGCCATTGCCCACTACTGGTTTTACAATGACACGGCAGACACGATTATCAGCACGGTCATCTTTCATGATGACCTGGCTGAGGATATCAAAATGAAGATCAGCCAGTCTTTTATGGGTAAAATAATACGGCCTTCAGAAAAAAGAGCCAAACTTAGCGCAAATGAATATGCACTGTTTTCTGAACTGTATAAAGGTCAACTGCCTAAAAAGATTGCCATGAAAAATGCCACGAATGTCAAAAACATTTACGCCATGAAAATAAGGATTGAAACAAAGCTGGGCGTTCCTATTTCAAGGCTGGCGAGCTAACACGTCCATGTTAAAAAAAGACGTTAAAACATCAGCATAGCAAATATGACGTAGAATATTCTTAAAGGAACAGTTACTTTTCCTTATTGTGTGTAAGAGGGATAAAACCCTACACTACGATATTACCAGTGCTTGTATTTTTACATAATCCACCCGCGTCACCCGTTGTATTTACGGATGCCCCCGGTCGTTTTTAAATAACATATTCTTTACTTTTTAATTCTAAGTGAGGAACGCAACTACAGGTCTGAATTCGAAAATGAACACGCATCTCTCCACGGTAAAAATTAATTCAGAGCATACTCTTGATGATATTGAAGCCCCTGAAAAAGATTCTCTTCTGTGGGGCGTTGAATGGCTTTGTGGGCATCATTCTAAGTATGCCAGCAAAGAGGTGCTGTATGCAGGCCTGCCAAAAAGCGACAAGCTGGAGCCTGAAATGGCATTACGTATGCTTGAGCAAATGGGCATATCCGCCGGTTGGGTTAAGCGCGATCTGAATTCGCTTTCCTCCTGGCTGTTCCCTTTGCTTATTGCACGCAAAGACGGGACATACTGCATTCTTACCGCGCGCAAGGGAAAGCGCGGGCAACATACATATCAGATTGTGGTACCTGAAAACAACGGAACGCTTCTCGTTGCAGAGGCGGATTTACACGAGGTTTATGGCGGTTATGCCCTTGTGACAACGCCAAAACCCACGCTGGACGCGCGTGCTGAAGACCAGCTGTTACCGAAAGCCCAGGATGAAGGCCACTGGCTCTATTCGACGCTGTGGCGCTACCGACATTACTTCTACAGCGCGGCACTGGCGGCGCTGCTGGCGAACATTCTTACGCTGGCCGGTACCTTCTTCACCATGAACGTCTATGACCGCGTGATCCCCACCCAGGCGTACGTCACCCTGTGGTCGCTGGCGATTGGCGTGGTGATTGCCATTATTTTTGAATTTGCCAGCCGACAAATCCGTGCCTATTTGATCGACATCGCCGGTAAAAAAGCAGATCTGATCCTCGGGGCGAAGCTGTTTCGCCAGGTGATGTCGATGCGCATGGAATACAAGCCGCAATCCTCCGGAACCTTTGCGAACCAGTTACGCGATTTTGAGGCCGTCCGCGACTTTATCACCTCTGCGACCCTCGCCACGCTGTCCGATTTGCCGTTCTGTCTGCTGTTCATGTTCATCATTTACATGATTGGCGGCCCACTGGCCGTTGTACCGCTGGTCGCCATGCCACTGATTTTGATTGTTAGCGTCATTATCCAGTGGCCGCTGGGTCGCTACATGGAAGAAAACGTCCGGGAAATTTCGCTTAAGCAGGGTCTGCTGATCGAGAGCATCGAAGGGCTTGAGGCCTTAAAAGCCGCTCAGGGCGAAGGAGTGATGCAAAAGCGCTGGAATGATTTCAGCGCACTGGCTGCGGCGTCCTCGATGAAAACCCGCTATCTCTCCATGCTGACCACCAACTTTGTCTCTTTTGTGCAGCAAATTACCACCGTCTGCATCGTGGTGCTCGGCGTCTATTTAATCCACGCCGGAGAGCTGACCATGGGGGCCATGATTGGGGTGGTGATCCTCTCCAGCCGTTCGCTCGCGCCCCTGGCTTCTGTGGTCGGGCTGGCGTTGCGTTATCAGCACGCCAAAACCGCGCTGAAATCCCTTAACCAGCTAATGGAAACGCCGACCGAGCGCGATGCGCTCATCAATTATCTGCCGACGCCCAATTTCACCGGCAGCCTGCGTCTGAAAAAGGTGGGATTCACCTATCCGGTACCGGGAATGATGGTCGCGCCACGCATTCTGGACAACATCAATATCAACATCGAGGCCGGGGAGCAGGTGGCCGTGCTGGGCAAAATTGGCAGCGGGAAGTCGACCCTGCTGCGGGTGATGGCGCGCCTGTACCAGCAGAGCAGCGGACAGCTTTTTATTGATGGTGTGGATGCGACACAGGTGGATCCCGCCGACTGGCGCGCCGCGGTGGGCTACGTCGGGCAGGACTGCCGCCTGTTTTACGGCACCTTGCGCCATAACATCGTCATTGGCAATCCGGGCGTGAGCACGGAAGAGTTTCTGCGAGTCGTTCGCCTGACCGGGCTTGATCACGTGGCGGCCAGACATCCACTGGGTTTTGACATGCCTATCGGCGAAATGGGCAATTGCCTTTCCGGTGGACAAAAACAGCTCGTCGCCCTCGCCCGCTGCCTGTTGCTGCGACCAAAGATTTTGCTGATGGATGAACCCACCAGCTCAATGGACGCGATGACGGAAACCCTGTTCCTTCGTCGGCTCAAAGAAGCGACGCAAGGACAAACGCTGGTCATTGTGACCCACCGCATGTCCGTACTGAGCCTGGTAGAGCGTCTGATCGTCATGGAAGACGGACATGTAGTGAAAGACGGTCCCAAAGATCAGGTGATGGCCAGCCTGAATGAGAATGTCATGAAGAAAAAGCAAGCAATGCATTCAGTCGAAGAGAAGCAACAGAAACAAGGTGTGAATGAATGATGAACGAGGACGAAGTGAATCATAACGCCTCAAAGGGAGAGGCCGAAACGGATGCAGGCGTACCCTCAACGGCACTGGATAACGTCAACGCTACGCAGAGAACAGGCACCGGGCTGGCATTACACCCCACACAGCCAACGGGGAAAGTGAAAGCCGACGATCTGAAATTCATGCACGACCTGCAGGGCGCGCTGATCGCACAGAAGACCCCTTTCAGCATGATCATGCTCTACACCATCACCCTGGTTGTGGTGGTGGCGCTGGTCTGGGCGCATTTCGCCCGGGTTGAGGAAATTACCCGTGGCGACGGGAAAGTGATCCCCGCCAGCCGCGAGCAGCTCATTCAGAGCCTGGAAGGCGGCATTCTCGAAGAGCTGAACGTGCAGGAAGGCGACATTGTCGAGAAAGGCCAGATTCTGCTGAAGATTGACCCGACTCGCGCCGGGGCCAGCTATGGCGAATCGTTGTCCAAAGTGCAGGGGCTGAAAGGCAGCATTGCCCGTCTCAGGGCGGAAGCCTACGACACGCCCCTGACCTTCCCGCCGGATATCGCCGGGATTGAGTCAATCGTGCGTGATGAGACCCAGGCCTATAACGCCCGCCTGAAAACCCTGAATGAAAGCGTAGAGGCCTTAAAACGGAGCCTGACGCTGGCGCAAAACGAGGTCAGTCTGTCGGAGCCGCTGGCGCGCAGAGGGTTAATGTCGGATGTCGAAATCCTGCGCCTCAAGCGCCAGGCGAACGAATTCAGCCTGCAGATCACCGAGCGTACCAACCGCTTCCGCTCTGATGCCAACAGCGAACTGAACCGTCTGGAATCTGAGCTGGCGCAGGCGGAAGAAATTCTGCGCGGACGCCAGGACGTGATGAACCGTACCACGGTGGTGGCGCCCGTGCGCGGCACCGTCAACAACATCCGGGTGACAACCCGTGGCGGCGTCATTCAGCAGGGGGCGGAGATCATGACCCTCATTCCGCTTGAAGATAACCTGCTGGTTGAAGCCAAAATCAAACCCTCTGATGTGGCCTTTATCCATCCGGGCCTGCCCGCCACGGTAAAAATTACCGCCTACGACTATGCCATTTATGGCGGATTAAACGGTGTCGTTGAACACCTCAGTTCAGACACGCTGATCGATGAAGAGAAAGCCCGTCAGGGGCGTGGAGATTCTACCTATTACCGGGTGTTCGTCCGCACCGACCGTGCCGCGTTACAGGTAAAAGACAAGTCATTCCCGATCATGCCGGGAATGGTGGCAAACGTAGAAATCAGAACGGGGGAGAAGACCATTTTGTCTTACATCCTCAAACCGATACTGAAAGCGCGCGAAGCCTTCAGGGAGAGATAATTATATGGTTAAGGCACGTAAAGAGCGTCGTTGGGCAAGGGTAGCAACCGCAGTTGCACTCTGCTTGCCCTGCTCTTCTTTTGTCATTCCGCTGCACGCGGCTGACATTGCTCAGGCTAAAAGCAGCCTGGCGTCATTGCCGCCGATGCGCACACAGTCACAGCTCAACCGCGACGTGCAGCCTGTGCAGCCGACGGTGTCGCACAGTGCGGCATCGCCGCGTTCGCTGCCCGCCATGCGTACCCAGTCGCAATACGTCAGTACGCAAAAGGCGATGCCAACGCAATCCACTGCGCGCCCTGAACGTTACGCCTCTGCACCGACAGCCAGGGAGTTTGCCCCCGCCCCGTCAAAACCGGCGGAAAGCCGGGCTGCGCTGAAGAAAAACGCAGACTTCTTCCCGCCCGTCACCGAGTATTACAAACCGGACCCGGCGTACGCCGGGGTGCGTCGTGAGGGCGGTGCGCGTCAAGCCATTAGCGGCATGTCGCAGGGCTACCGTGCCGGCGGTCAGGATTCGCTAGT
This region of Enterobacter cloacae complex sp. R_G8 genomic DNA includes:
- a CDS encoding FadR/GntR family transcriptional regulator; translation: MEKPSRFLANSSTALEQLRGLIHQHESTPGLPLPTERELSETLGVGRREVRRALDVLEEEGRIWRKQGKGTFIGPAAPVEPLALQGLVQQTNLLEVMEARLQLEPGLARLAALRATRENLALMQRMLERIDKVSPDDRDLNELWDSAFHRAIAEAAGNRLMLGLFDAIDAVRREPGWQHLRELARTPERVDVYNDHHHKIMSAIIHRQPNEAAAAMREHLLSLQNALIQAIHLEDDFTL
- a CDS encoding ABC transporter ATP-binding protein, which encodes MTTIPFKEATPVLRLQNLNVKFAGSPVSVLDGISLTVKAGETLALVGESGCGKSITSLALMGLLPASAQIVSGDMQFRRHDLRKLSPREYADLRGNELAMIFQEPMTSLNPAFTLGDQLSEAVMRHQNVPRAQAIKFALQILEKVQIPAAEMRLKAYPHQLSGGMRQRVMIAMALINHPRLLIADEPTTALDVTIQAQILALLNTLKEETGTAVLMITHDLGVVAEVAQQVAVMYAGQVVEQGSVEAIFADPQHPYTIGLMGSIPSAGARKGPLATIPGAVPLPESMPKGCRFATRCPFAQTRCHNEKPSLAAQGADHRVACFRVPLEQHIALGEIA
- a CDS encoding HlyD family type I secretion periplasmic adaptor subunit — its product is MMNEDEVNHNASKGEAETDAGVPSTALDNVNATQRTGTGLALHPTQPTGKVKADDLKFMHDLQGALIAQKTPFSMIMLYTITLVVVVALVWAHFARVEEITRGDGKVIPASREQLIQSLEGGILEELNVQEGDIVEKGQILLKIDPTRAGASYGESLSKVQGLKGSIARLRAEAYDTPLTFPPDIAGIESIVRDETQAYNARLKTLNESVEALKRSLTLAQNEVSLSEPLARRGLMSDVEILRLKRQANEFSLQITERTNRFRSDANSELNRLESELAQAEEILRGRQDVMNRTTVVAPVRGTVNNIRVTTRGGVIQQGAEIMTLIPLEDNLLVEAKIKPSDVAFIHPGLPATVKITAYDYAIYGGLNGVVEHLSSDTLIDEEKARQGRGDSTYYRVFVRTDRAALQVKDKSFPIMPGMVANVEIRTGEKTILSYILKPILKAREAFRER
- a CDS encoding type I secretion system permease/ATPase; protein product: MNTHLSTVKINSEHTLDDIEAPEKDSLLWGVEWLCGHHSKYASKEVLYAGLPKSDKLEPEMALRMLEQMGISAGWVKRDLNSLSSWLFPLLIARKDGTYCILTARKGKRGQHTYQIVVPENNGTLLVAEADLHEVYGGYALVTTPKPTLDARAEDQLLPKAQDEGHWLYSTLWRYRHYFYSAALAALLANILTLAGTFFTMNVYDRVIPTQAYVTLWSLAIGVVIAIIFEFASRQIRAYLIDIAGKKADLILGAKLFRQVMSMRMEYKPQSSGTFANQLRDFEAVRDFITSATLATLSDLPFCLLFMFIIYMIGGPLAVVPLVAMPLILIVSVIIQWPLGRYMEENVREISLKQGLLIESIEGLEALKAAQGEGVMQKRWNDFSALAAASSMKTRYLSMLTTNFVSFVQQITTVCIVVLGVYLIHAGELTMGAMIGVVILSSRSLAPLASVVGLALRYQHAKTALKSLNQLMETPTERDALINYLPTPNFTGSLRLKKVGFTYPVPGMMVAPRILDNININIEAGEQVAVLGKIGSGKSTLLRVMARLYQQSSGQLFIDGVDATQVDPADWRAAVGYVGQDCRLFYGTLRHNIVIGNPGVSTEEFLRVVRLTGLDHVAARHPLGFDMPIGEMGNCLSGGQKQLVALARCLLLRPKILLMDEPTSSMDAMTETLFLRRLKEATQGQTLVIVTHRMSVLSLVERLIVMEDGHVVKDGPKDQVMASLNENVMKKKQAMHSVEEKQQKQGVNE